In a genomic window of Geitlerinema sp. PCC 9228:
- a CDS encoding amino acid permease produces MFRFRPSDRQERDGGRGRVGANHRQTGAGSGLNAFGGVYTPSILTILGVIMYLRFGWVLGNVGLGGTLLIVTLATAITLLTSLSVAAIATDRTVRAGGAYYMIGRSLGIEIGGAVGIPLYLAQALSIALYTLGFAESVVETFGGLSHLESAIAFGITILIAGLAIKSAQAAIKAQYLIMAAIAFSLIAVFFGQPVTETPLGLTGSPPESSASFWQVFAVFFPAVTGIMAGVNMSGDLKNPDRAIPWGTLAAVGTGYLIYMTLPIVLALRVDAQTLINEPLVMQRVAFFGPAIQLGVWGATLSSALGSILAAPRVLQALARDGILPRWLGPLGGGSGPNDEPRLGTVVTLGVAIAAVTIGDLNAIAPVLTMFFLTTYLVLNVSAGIESFLESPSFRPSFSVHWSLSLVGAVGCGAAMFLIDAMATVVAAAIVLAIYIWLERRELESAWGDVRRGIWMALVRAGIRRLDAEVDAKNWRPHVLVLSGAPRRRWPLVELASAFTHNRGLITVASVLTQMRDISQQGALEQTIHEYLAKKGVHCLVRVIAAPDPFAGTERLVEVYGLGPLVPNTVILGDSEDAGRRDRYCQSIATIHRSRRNVVIVRDDRERLFGKRSRIDVWWGGLQANGGLMMILAYLMRTSNEWRHAQVNVKLVVPNQTAAASARNNLNNLVAQMRIEAHPHVIIAQSGNHGGTARTFDEILHETSQDADLIFLGMAPPSDRFNFTEYYEDLHRRTANLPSTLFVLAAPDFSFSEVLSKE; encoded by the coding sequence ATGTTTCGCTTTCGCCCATCTGACAGACAAGAGCGCGATGGTGGTAGAGGTAGAGTCGGTGCCAACCATCGCCAGACGGGTGCTGGTTCGGGTTTGAATGCGTTTGGTGGGGTGTATACGCCTTCGATTTTGACCATTCTGGGCGTGATTATGTATTTGCGCTTTGGATGGGTGTTGGGCAATGTGGGGTTGGGGGGAACGCTGCTGATTGTAACTCTGGCGACTGCGATTACGCTGCTGACGTCTCTGTCGGTGGCGGCGATCGCGACAGACCGTACGGTGCGCGCTGGGGGGGCATACTATATGATTGGGCGGTCTTTGGGAATTGAAATTGGCGGGGCTGTGGGGATTCCTTTGTATTTGGCGCAGGCGCTTTCTATTGCTTTGTATACGCTGGGTTTTGCGGAAAGTGTGGTGGAGACGTTTGGGGGATTATCCCATCTAGAATCGGCGATCGCGTTTGGAATTACCATTCTCATTGCGGGCTTGGCGATTAAATCGGCCCAGGCAGCGATTAAGGCGCAGTATTTGATCATGGCGGCGATCGCATTTTCTCTAATAGCAGTATTTTTCGGGCAGCCTGTTACTGAAACCCCCCTAGGGCTCACCGGCAGTCCCCCGGAGAGTTCTGCTAGTTTTTGGCAAGTATTTGCTGTATTTTTCCCCGCTGTCACTGGGATTATGGCTGGGGTCAATATGTCGGGGGATTTAAAAAATCCGGACCGCGCTATCCCCTGGGGCACTCTAGCAGCCGTGGGAACTGGCTATTTGATTTATATGACGCTGCCAATTGTGTTAGCCCTGCGGGTGGATGCACAAACCCTCATCAACGAACCATTGGTGATGCAGCGGGTGGCGTTTTTCGGTCCTGCAATTCAGTTGGGGGTTTGGGGAGCGACGCTGTCTAGTGCTTTGGGAAGTATTTTGGCTGCTCCCCGGGTTTTGCAGGCGCTGGCACGGGATGGCATTTTACCGCGGTGGTTGGGACCTCTCGGGGGCGGTAGCGGTCCCAATGACGAACCCCGTTTGGGGACAGTGGTGACCTTGGGAGTTGCGATTGCGGCGGTGACCATTGGCGATTTAAATGCGATCGCGCCGGTGCTAACGATGTTTTTCCTAACCACCTATTTGGTGCTGAATGTTTCTGCTGGCATCGAATCTTTTTTAGAAAGTCCTTCGTTTCGCCCTTCGTTTTCAGTTCACTGGAGCTTGTCTTTGGTGGGGGCAGTTGGCTGCGGTGCAGCGATGTTTTTAATTGATGCCATGGCGACTGTGGTGGCGGCGGCGATTGTGCTGGCTATTTATATTTGGTTAGAACGTCGGGAGTTGGAAAGCGCTTGGGGAGATGTCCGCCGGGGGATTTGGATGGCTTTGGTCCGGGCGGGGATTCGCCGGTTGGATGCGGAGGTTGATGCCAAAAACTGGCGTCCCCACGTATTGGTCCTTTCTGGGGCACCCCGGCGTCGCTGGCCTCTGGTAGAGCTGGCTTCGGCTTTTACCCACAACCGAGGTTTGATTACGGTGGCGAGCGTGCTGACGCAGATGCGAGATATTAGCCAGCAGGGCGCTTTGGAACAAACGATTCACGAATATCTGGCCAAAAAGGGGGTTCACTGTTTGGTGCGGGTAATTGCAGCCCCAGACCCGTTTGCGGGTACGGAACGGTTGGTGGAGGTGTATGGGTTGGGTCCGCTGGTGCCCAATACGGTGATTTTGGGGGATAGCGAGGATGCGGGGCGACGCGATCGCTACTGCCAAAGCATTGCTACCATCCACCGTTCCCGCCGCAATGTGGTGATTGTCAGAGACGACCGGGAGCGTTTGTTTGGCAAGCGATCGCGCATTGATGTATGGTGGGGCGGTTTGCAAGCCAACGGCGGTTTGATGATGATTCTTGCGTACTTAATGCGCACCAGCAACGAATGGCGCCACGCCCAGGTCAACGTCAAATTGGTAGTCCCCAACCAAACCGCAGCAGCCTCCGCCAGAAACAACCTCAACAACCTTGTCGCTCAAATGCGCATCGAAGCCCATCCCCACGTCATTATTGCCCAGAGCGGCAACCATGGGGGCACTGCCCGTACATTTGACGAGATTCTCCACGAAACCTCCCAAGACGCCGATTTGATCTTCCTGGGAATGGCCCCCCCAAGCGATCGCTTTAACTTCACCGAATATTACGAAGACCTCCACCGTCGCACCGCGAACCTACCTTCCACCTTGTTCGTATTAGCAGCCCCCGACTTTTCATTCTCCGAAGTTTTGAGTAAAGAATAG
- the adhE gene encoding bifunctional acetaldehyde-CoA/alcohol dehydrogenase, producing MQVTSPKVTNHQELEALIGRVKEAQERYATFTQEQVDKIFKRAALAANAERIALGKMAVEETGMGIIEDKAIKNHFASEIVYNKYKTEKTCGIIEEDKSFGFQKIAEPIGLLAGIIPTTNPTSTAIFKALITLKTRNGIIFSPHPRAKRCTIEAARIVRDAAVEAGAPEDIIGWIDEPTVELSQALMQHHDINMILATGGPGMVRAAYSSGHPSLGVGAGNTPAVIDSSAHIKMAVSSILLSKTFDNGMICASEQSVIVEDRIYEQVKAEFKERGAYFLTPEEKDKVANILLKNGRINPEIVGQSVDRIAAIAGISIPEGTRALIGEVDVIGAEEPFAYEKLSPVLSMYWAKDFQESAQKAHELVEFGGRGHTAVLYTAPDNKEHIKEFEYRVETGRVLINTPSSQGAIGDLYNFRLDPSLTLGCGTWGGNSVSENVGPHHLLNIKSVSQRRENMLWFRIPPKVYFKYGCLSTALKELSDKQRAVIVTDKPLYELGVTNNIEEVLEELGIKYDVFYDVEPDPSLDTVNRGVELMNKFGPDVIIAVGGGSPMDAAKVMWLMYEHPETEFEGLATRFMDIRKRVYELPPLGEKAMMVAVPTTSGTGSEVTPFAVVTDEKTGIKYPLADYALTPNMAIVDPELVMHMPKKLTAYGGIDALTHALEAYVSVYASEFTNGLALEAIRLLFKYLPSAYRNGARDRKAREKVHYAATMAGMAFANGFLGVCHSMAHKLGSTFHVPHGLANALLISHVIRYNATDAPFKQAIFPQYKYPNAKWRYARIADYLNLGGETEEQKVEKLVQAVENLKKELEIPATIKEVLPEDEKQFYEQIEDLAMQAFDDQCTGANPRYPLIRDLQELFTLAYRGCRVDASLFHPESTEVNGNESSDEGKEVAATS from the coding sequence ATGCAAGTTACATCCCCCAAAGTCACCAACCATCAAGAACTAGAAGCCCTCATTGGTAGGGTCAAAGAAGCCCAAGAAAGGTACGCCACCTTCACCCAAGAACAGGTGGATAAAATCTTCAAACGAGCTGCCCTCGCCGCCAACGCCGAACGCATTGCCCTAGGCAAAATGGCGGTAGAAGAAACCGGCATGGGCATTATCGAAGACAAAGCCATCAAAAACCACTTTGCCTCAGAAATCGTCTACAACAAATACAAAACCGAAAAAACCTGCGGCATCATCGAAGAAGACAAATCTTTTGGCTTTCAAAAAATCGCCGAACCCATCGGCCTCCTAGCCGGCATCATCCCCACTACCAATCCCACCTCCACCGCCATTTTCAAAGCCCTCATTACTCTGAAAACCCGCAACGGCATTATCTTCTCCCCCCACCCAAGAGCCAAGCGATGCACCATTGAAGCTGCCCGCATCGTTCGGGATGCCGCAGTCGAAGCCGGTGCCCCTGAAGACATCATCGGTTGGATCGATGAACCCACTGTGGAGTTATCCCAGGCGTTGATGCAACACCACGACATCAACATGATTCTGGCAACCGGCGGTCCTGGGATGGTACGGGCTGCCTACTCTTCCGGACATCCCTCCTTGGGGGTTGGCGCCGGCAATACTCCCGCTGTCATCGACAGCAGCGCTCACATCAAAATGGCCGTTTCCTCTATTTTGCTCAGCAAAACCTTCGACAACGGCATGATTTGTGCCAGCGAGCAATCGGTTATCGTGGAAGATAGGATCTACGAACAAGTCAAAGCCGAATTTAAAGAACGGGGCGCTTATTTCTTGACCCCCGAAGAAAAGGACAAGGTTGCGAATATTCTGCTGAAAAACGGCCGCATTAACCCCGAAATTGTGGGGCAATCGGTGGATCGAATCGCTGCAATTGCAGGCATTTCTATTCCCGAAGGTACCAGAGCCTTGATTGGGGAGGTTGATGTCATTGGTGCGGAAGAACCTTTTGCTTACGAAAAACTCTCCCCCGTACTATCTATGTATTGGGCAAAAGATTTCCAAGAATCTGCCCAAAAAGCGCACGAATTGGTAGAGTTTGGCGGTCGCGGTCATACTGCCGTGCTGTATACGGCACCCGATAACAAAGAACACATCAAGGAGTTTGAATATCGGGTGGAAACGGGTCGCGTTCTCATTAACACGCCTTCCTCGCAAGGGGCGATTGGTGATTTGTACAATTTCCGCCTGGATCCTTCTTTGACCCTGGGTTGCGGTACGTGGGGCGGTAACTCCGTCAGCGAAAATGTGGGACCCCACCACTTGCTGAATATCAAAAGTGTATCCCAACGGCGGGAAAATATGCTTTGGTTCCGCATTCCGCCGAAGGTGTATTTTAAATATGGCTGCCTCTCTACGGCTCTGAAGGAATTGTCGGACAAACAGCGGGCTGTGATTGTTACCGACAAGCCTTTGTACGAGCTTGGGGTCACCAACAATATTGAAGAGGTATTGGAAGAACTTGGTATTAAGTACGATGTCTTCTATGATGTGGAACCCGATCCGTCTTTGGATACGGTCAATCGGGGTGTGGAGTTGATGAATAAGTTTGGTCCCGATGTCATTATCGCTGTAGGTGGCGGTTCGCCTATGGATGCGGCGAAGGTGATGTGGCTGATGTACGAACATCCCGAAACTGAGTTTGAAGGGTTGGCAACTCGGTTTATGGATATTCGCAAGCGGGTGTACGAACTGCCGCCTTTGGGCGAGAAGGCAATGATGGTGGCGGTTCCTACTACGTCGGGAACGGGTTCGGAAGTGACGCCTTTTGCGGTGGTAACGGATGAGAAAACTGGTATTAAATATCCCCTGGCGGATTATGCGCTGACGCCGAATATGGCGATTGTGGATCCGGAGCTGGTGATGCACATGCCTAAGAAGCTGACGGCTTATGGGGGCATTGATGCTTTGACCCACGCTCTGGAGGCTTATGTTTCGGTATATGCTTCTGAGTTTACTAATGGATTGGCTTTGGAAGCGATTCGTTTGCTGTTTAAGTACTTACCCAGCGCTTACCGCAATGGTGCCCGCGATCGCAAGGCTCGGGAAAAGGTTCACTACGCCGCCACTATGGCAGGTATGGCGTTTGCTAACGGATTTTTGGGAGTTTGCCACTCTATGGCGCACAAGCTGGGATCTACGTTCCACGTGCCCCACGGTTTGGCCAATGCCTTGTTAATTTCTCACGTTATCCGCTACAACGCTACGGATGCGCCATTCAAGCAAGCGATTTTCCCGCAGTACAAGTATCCCAATGCGAAGTGGCGTTATGCTCGTATTGCTGATTACTTGAATTTGGGCGGCGAAACGGAAGAACAAAAGGTGGAAAAACTGGTGCAGGCTGTGGAAAATCTGAAAAAAGAACTGGAGATTCCGGCGACTATCAAGGAAGTTTTGCCGGAGGACGAAAAACAGTTCTACGAGCAAATTGAAGATTTGGCGATGCAGGCGTTCGACGACCAATGCACTGGTGCCAATCCTCGCTATCCGCTCATTCGCGATTTACAAGAGCTGTTTACTTTGGCTTATCGCGGTTGCCGAGTAGATGCTTCCCTGTTCCACCCGGAAAGTACGGAGGTAAATGGTAATGAAAGCAGCGATGAAGGGAAGGAAGTAGCGGCGACGAGCTAG
- the nifJ gene encoding pyruvate:ferredoxin (flavodoxin) oxidoreductase — MRNRQFATLDGNEAVARVAYRLNEVIAIYPITPASPMGEWADSWMSEGRPNLWGTVPSVYEMQSEAGAAGAVHGSLQTGSLTTTFTASQGLLLMIPNLYKIAGELSSAVIHVAARSVAAQALSIFGDHSDVMAARATGFALLCSASVQEAHDFALISQAATLESRVPFIHYFDGFRTSHEIQKVELLEEEDLQSLINDDCVLNHRQRGLTPDRPVVRGTAQNPDVFFQARESVNSFYNTCPEIVQEAMDQFAERTGRQYRIFEYHGAPDAERVLVLMGSGCETAHETVDYLTQQQGEKVGVLKVRLYRPFSAERLVEALPDTTKAIAVLDRTKEPGSNGEPLYLDVVSAVQEFWETAPPKVVGGRYGLSSKEFTPAMVKGVLDNLRAASPKNHFTIGIEDDVTKTSLPYDPSFSTEPDNVVRAMFYGLGSDGTVGANKNSIKIIGEETSNFAQGYFVYDSKKSGAVTVSHLRFGPNRIRSTYLIDQANFVGCHQWQFLEKFNILKSASRGATFLLNAPYDDPGEVWNNLPAEVQEQVVRKELKCYAINAYKVAREVGMGSRINTVMQVCFFALSGVLPRAEAIAQIKKAIEKTYGKKGQEIVRMNLRAVDQALERMFEVPVGEPNSDRHTVPAVPTSAPDFVREVEGKMLAKEGDQLPVSKLPCDGSYPTGTSKWEKRNVAQFIPAWEPDICIQCGKCIVACPHGVIRGKPYDEQQLANAPETFKFADVKDKEFSGQKFTIQVAPEDCTGCGICVDVCPAKDKSKPSRKALNMTEQPPIRESERENWEFFLSLPNPDRRQLNNERVRQQQWQEPLFEFSGACAGCGETPYLKLMSQLFGDRAVIANATGCSSIYGGNLPTTPWAHNAEGRGPAWSNSLFEDNAEFGLGFRLSLNKHTQFAAEMLQRLSGEVGDNLVQQILQAEQRTEADIYEQRERVAHLKKILQGLNTPEAKQMMSLADYLVKKSVWIVGGDGWAYDIGFGGLDHVLASGQNVNVLVLDTEVYSNTGGQSSKATPRGAVAKFAAGGKPSAKKDLGMIAMTYGNIYVGSVAMGARDEHTLRTFLEAEAYDGPSLILAYSHCIAHGIDMSTAMHHQKELVDSGRWMLYRYNPDLVKEGKNPLHIDMRSPKKPVRESMYKENRFKMLTKTKPAEAKRLLKEAQEDVNARWDMYQYLANRKLEENGHHHEGNSSESSGQSGNQSSNQQQSQASS; from the coding sequence ATGAGAAACAGACAGTTTGCCACCCTAGACGGAAACGAGGCGGTAGCGCGGGTAGCCTATCGTCTCAACGAAGTTATCGCCATTTATCCCATCACACCAGCCTCTCCCATGGGAGAATGGGCGGACTCCTGGATGAGCGAAGGGCGACCCAACTTATGGGGCACCGTGCCTTCCGTATACGAAATGCAAAGCGAAGCCGGTGCTGCCGGTGCCGTACACGGGTCGCTCCAAACCGGGTCGCTGACCACCACCTTCACAGCATCCCAAGGCTTGTTGCTGATGATCCCCAACCTCTACAAAATTGCTGGGGAACTATCCAGCGCAGTCATTCACGTGGCAGCGCGTTCGGTAGCCGCCCAGGCACTGTCCATTTTTGGCGACCACAGCGATGTCATGGCAGCCCGCGCCACCGGGTTTGCCTTGTTGTGTTCGGCTTCCGTGCAAGAAGCCCATGACTTTGCCCTGATTTCCCAAGCCGCTACGTTAGAGTCGCGGGTACCCTTCATTCACTACTTCGACGGATTCCGTACCTCCCACGAAATTCAAAAAGTAGAACTTCTAGAAGAAGAAGACCTACAATCGCTTATTAACGACGATTGCGTTCTCAACCACCGGCAGCGCGGTTTAACCCCAGACCGCCCCGTGGTTCGCGGCACTGCCCAAAATCCCGACGTCTTCTTCCAAGCCCGGGAATCCGTCAACTCGTTCTACAACACTTGCCCCGAAATCGTGCAGGAGGCGATGGATCAATTCGCCGAACGTACCGGTCGTCAGTATCGCATCTTTGAATACCACGGTGCCCCCGATGCTGAGCGCGTGTTGGTTTTGATGGGGTCGGGCTGCGAAACGGCTCACGAAACTGTAGACTATCTCACCCAACAACAGGGAGAAAAGGTTGGGGTTCTAAAAGTCCGTCTGTACCGTCCCTTCAGCGCTGAACGTCTGGTGGAAGCTCTGCCAGATACCACCAAAGCGATCGCGGTTTTGGACCGTACCAAAGAACCCGGTTCCAACGGCGAACCCCTCTATTTGGATGTGGTCAGCGCCGTTCAAGAGTTTTGGGAAACTGCCCCTCCCAAGGTAGTGGGCGGTCGCTACGGCTTATCCTCGAAAGAATTTACCCCAGCTATGGTCAAGGGGGTCTTGGACAATTTACGTGCCGCCAGCCCCAAAAACCACTTCACTATCGGCATTGAAGACGACGTTACCAAAACTTCGCTGCCCTACGATCCCAGCTTTTCCACGGAACCTGACAATGTGGTGCGTGCCATGTTCTACGGTTTGGGGTCGGACGGAACTGTGGGTGCCAACAAAAACTCTATCAAGATTATTGGTGAAGAAACTAGCAATTTTGCCCAAGGGTACTTTGTTTACGATTCCAAAAAATCCGGTGCGGTGACTGTATCCCACTTGCGCTTCGGACCCAACCGCATCCGCAGTACCTATCTCATCGACCAAGCCAATTTTGTGGGTTGCCACCAGTGGCAGTTTTTAGAGAAGTTCAATATTCTCAAGTCGGCCTCACGCGGTGCTACTTTCTTGCTGAATGCTCCCTACGACGACCCAGGCGAGGTTTGGAATAATTTGCCCGCTGAGGTCCAAGAGCAAGTGGTGCGCAAGGAGCTGAAATGCTACGCTATCAACGCTTATAAGGTTGCGCGGGAAGTGGGGATGGGTTCGCGCATTAACACTGTCATGCAGGTGTGCTTCTTTGCCCTCTCTGGTGTGCTGCCCCGCGCTGAAGCGATCGCGCAAATCAAAAAAGCCATCGAAAAAACCTACGGCAAGAAAGGGCAAGAAATTGTCCGCATGAACCTGCGTGCGGTAGACCAAGCTTTGGAACGCATGTTTGAGGTACCCGTGGGCGAACCCAACAGCGATCGCCATACGGTGCCTGCGGTACCAACAAGCGCTCCCGATTTCGTGCGGGAAGTGGAAGGCAAAATGCTAGCCAAAGAAGGCGACCAGCTACCGGTGAGCAAACTGCCCTGCGATGGCAGCTACCCCACCGGCACTTCCAAGTGGGAAAAACGCAATGTCGCCCAATTCATTCCGGCTTGGGAACCGGATATTTGCATCCAGTGCGGCAAATGTATTGTAGCTTGTCCCCACGGCGTCATTCGCGGCAAGCCCTACGACGAACAGCAACTGGCGAATGCGCCGGAAACCTTCAAATTCGCCGATGTGAAGGATAAAGAATTTTCCGGCCAGAAGTTCACCATTCAGGTAGCCCCGGAAGACTGCACTGGCTGCGGCATTTGCGTGGATGTTTGCCCTGCTAAGGACAAAAGCAAGCCTTCGCGCAAAGCTCTCAATATGACGGAACAACCGCCTATCCGCGAGTCCGAACGGGAAAATTGGGAGTTCTTCCTTAGCTTGCCCAATCCCGATCGCCGGCAGTTGAATAACGAACGGGTGCGCCAGCAACAGTGGCAGGAACCGCTGTTTGAATTCTCTGGTGCTTGCGCTGGTTGCGGTGAAACGCCGTATTTGAAGCTGATGAGCCAGCTATTCGGCGATCGCGCGGTTATCGCCAACGCCACCGGTTGTTCTTCTATCTACGGCGGCAACCTCCCCACCACCCCTTGGGCGCACAATGCGGAAGGTCGCGGTCCTGCCTGGTCCAATAGCTTGTTTGAGGACAATGCTGAATTTGGTTTGGGCTTCCGCCTGTCGCTCAACAAACACACCCAATTTGCTGCTGAAATGCTGCAACGCCTCAGCGGTGAGGTGGGAGACAATTTGGTGCAGCAAATCCTGCAAGCGGAACAACGCACAGAAGCCGATATTTACGAACAGCGCGAACGGGTGGCGCATCTGAAGAAAATCCTGCAAGGCCTCAACACCCCAGAGGCGAAACAAATGATGAGCCTGGCTGACTATCTGGTGAAGAAGAGCGTCTGGATTGTCGGCGGTGACGGTTGGGCGTACGACATTGGCTTTGGCGGTTTGGACCACGTTCTCGCCAGCGGTCAAAATGTGAATGTGCTGGTTTTGGATACTGAGGTTTATTCCAATACTGGCGGTCAATCGTCTAAGGCTACCCCACGGGGGGCTGTTGCTAAGTTCGCTGCTGGCGGCAAACCTTCTGCCAAGAAAGACCTGGGCATGATTGCTATGACCTACGGCAATATCTATGTAGGCAGCGTTGCTATGGGGGCGCGCGACGAACACACTCTGCGCACTTTCTTAGAGGCGGAAGCCTATGACGGACCTTCTTTGATTTTGGCCTACTCCCACTGCATTGCCCACGGTATCGATATGTCTACGGCGATGCACCACCAGAAAGAGTTGGTGGATAGCGGTCGTTGGATGCTGTATCGCTACAATCCCGATTTGGTGAAGGAGGGCAAAAATCCTTTGCATATCGATATGCGATCGCCCAAGAAACCCGTACGGGAGTCCATGTACAAAGAAAACCGCTTCAAGATGCTCACCAAGACCAAACCCGCCGAAGCCAAGCGGTTGCTCAAGGAAGCCCAAGAAGATGTCAACGCTCGTTGGGATATGTACCAATATCTAGCCAATCGCAAGCTAGAAGAAAACGGTCACCATCACGAAGGAAATTCTTCGGAAAGCTCAGGGCAAAGCGGCAATCAAAGCTCAAACCAACAGCAAAGCCAGGCCTCTTCTTAG
- a CDS encoding dihydroorotate dehydrogenase-like protein, which yields MDLRTNYMGLELRTPIVPSSAAPLSEEVDDIKRMEDAGASAVVLHSLFEEQLLREKFELHHHMEYGTESFPEALTYFPEPDEFHVGPELYLEHIRQAKESVDIPIIASLNGYSTGGWVEYARSMQQAGADAIELNVYYVPTDPDVTSHQVEDNYVNILREVEAEVSIPVAIKLSPFFSNFAHMAKRLDEAGADGLVLFNRFYQPDIDIEHLEVYPHLLLSSASDMRLPMRWIALLYGRIRPDMAATSGIQHGTDILKMLMAGAKVTHVCSALLRHGINYIQTLEREVVHWMEEHEYDSVELMQGSMSQLHCPDESSYERAQYMKAIQTYHPETAFHHAS from the coding sequence ATAGATTTACGCACGAATTACATGGGGCTGGAACTGAGAACCCCAATCGTTCCCTCTTCCGCCGCCCCTTTATCGGAAGAAGTTGACGATATCAAAAGAATGGAAGATGCCGGTGCCTCGGCAGTTGTACTGCACTCCTTGTTTGAAGAACAATTGCTGCGGGAAAAATTTGAACTCCACCACCACATGGAGTACGGCACCGAAAGCTTTCCCGAGGCACTGACCTATTTTCCAGAACCCGACGAATTCCACGTGGGTCCGGAACTGTATCTAGAACACATTCGCCAAGCCAAAGAAAGCGTTGATATTCCCATTATTGCCAGCTTGAACGGTTATTCTACCGGCGGTTGGGTAGAATATGCCCGTTCTATGCAGCAAGCTGGTGCCGATGCCATCGAACTAAACGTTTACTACGTTCCCACTGACCCAGACGTTACCAGCCATCAAGTTGAAGACAACTACGTGAATATCCTGCGGGAAGTAGAAGCGGAAGTTTCTATTCCTGTGGCGATTAAACTCAGTCCTTTCTTCAGCAACTTTGCCCACATGGCCAAGCGTTTGGATGAAGCTGGTGCCGATGGTTTGGTGCTGTTTAACCGCTTCTACCAGCCAGATATCGATATCGAACATTTAGAGGTGTATCCCCACTTACTGCTCAGTAGTGCTTCTGACATGCGCCTACCTATGCGCTGGATTGCTTTGCTATACGGTCGCATTCGCCCGGATATGGCAGCTACCAGTGGTATCCAGCACGGTACGGATATTCTGAAAATGCTCATGGCAGGGGCAAAGGTTACCCACGTCTGTTCGGCTTTGCTGCGCCATGGCATTAATTACATTCAAACGTTGGAGAGGGAAGTCGTTCACTGGATGGAAGAACACGAATACGATTCTGTTGAACTCATGCAAGGGAGCATGAGCCAACTCCACTGCCCCGACGAATCTTCCTACGAACGGGCGCAGTACATGAAAGCCATTCAAACTTACCATCCCGAAACGGCCTTCCACCATGCTTCGTAA
- a CDS encoding efflux RND transporter periplasmic adaptor subunit → MSRKISLSLFLLSGLVPLLNGCGNFWNAPTQAQTEERARDNSLPKVQSAIAQQKILKKPLIYQGTTAPQQVVALRSQAEGQLQTLTVDVGDSVQQGQVLAQLNDTLFKTNLTEAEAELASRLAEVSRAQNQVKSAKIQLEQAQAEAEQAQADARRLEALAEKGVVPEQNADLAQTESVVAQKQVRAAREQIQIEQNAVETAQEQVRAQRSIIAQAQERRSYTTLKSPITGVVLERVTDPGNLIQPGDEVLTIGDFRNVKVRVSVSELALADIRQGQQVQVRLDAFPNETYTGRISRISPAANAETRQVPVEVILPNPQGRIASGLLARVSFPRQTTERVVIPETALHQENEDKTATVFVLNAQTQPPTVRAQTVKIGDRAHNEVEILSGLAPQTRYVVRSSRPLHSGDAVRLSALSGNTNQK, encoded by the coding sequence GTGTCTAGAAAAATTTCCCTTAGTTTGTTTCTACTGAGCGGTTTGGTGCCCCTACTGAATGGGTGTGGTAATTTTTGGAATGCCCCCACTCAAGCACAAACTGAAGAGCGCGCCCGAGACAATTCTCTGCCGAAAGTACAAAGCGCGATCGCGCAGCAAAAAATTCTCAAAAAGCCGCTTATCTACCAAGGAACCACAGCACCGCAACAGGTGGTCGCCCTGCGATCGCAAGCAGAAGGACAGTTGCAAACCCTAACGGTAGATGTGGGTGACTCCGTCCAACAAGGACAAGTTCTAGCACAACTCAACGATACCCTTTTTAAAACCAATCTTACCGAAGCGGAAGCCGAACTAGCCAGTCGCCTCGCTGAAGTCAGCCGCGCCCAAAATCAAGTCAAAAGCGCAAAGATTCAACTAGAGCAAGCACAAGCCGAAGCCGAACAAGCACAAGCCGATGCCCGACGCTTAGAGGCCCTAGCAGAAAAAGGCGTAGTTCCCGAACAAAATGCCGATTTAGCCCAAACCGAATCCGTGGTTGCCCAAAAACAAGTCCGCGCCGCCCGGGAACAAATCCAAATCGAACAAAATGCTGTAGAAACCGCACAAGAACAAGTGCGTGCCCAAAGGTCTATTATCGCCCAAGCCCAAGAACGCCGTTCCTATACCACGCTGAAATCTCCCATTACCGGCGTAGTTTTGGAACGGGTAACCGACCCGGGAAACTTAATTCAACCGGGAGATGAAGTTTTAACCATTGGGGATTTTCGCAATGTCAAAGTGAGGGTTTCTGTTTCTGAGCTGGCTTTGGCGGATATTCGTCAAGGGCAGCAAGTCCAAGTGCGATTGGATGCCTTTCCCAACGAAACCTACACCGGGCGGATTAGCCGCATTTCTCCGGCTGCCAACGCCGAAACCCGACAGGTGCCTGTGGAAGTGATTCTTCCCAACCCGCAGGGGCGTATTGCTAGTGGTTTGCTGGCGAGAGTTTCTTTTCCCAGGCAAACTACCGAACGAGTTGTTATTCCAGAAACGGCTTTACATCAGGAAAACGAAGATAAAACGGCAACTGTATTTGTCTTGAATGCTCAAACCCAACCGCCAACGGTCAGGGCGCAAACCGTAAAAATTGGCGATCGCGCTCACAATGAAGTGGAGATATTATCGGGACTAGCCCCGCAAACCCGTTATGTGGTGCGCAGCAGCCGTCCTTTACATTCTGGCGATGCCGTGCGTTTGAGTGCTCTTTCAGGAAATACGAACCAAAAATGA